The Pseudoxanthobacter soli DSM 19599 sequence CCGGACAGCCCGTTCAATCAAGGAGTGAGCCAGTGGCCGACATCACCCGGAACGGCAGCGAGGGTCTCGCCGCATCGTCCGCCATGACGGAATGGGCCGACCGGCTGCGCCGGTCGTCCGAGTTCGTGGTCATCCCGCTGCTCGCGCTCGTCGTTTCCGCGCTGCTGTTCTCGGTGTTCCTGCTGCTCGTCGGAAAGTCGCCCGGCGAATTCTACCTGCTGCTGTGGCGTGGTGGCTTCGGCACCGGCTTCTCCTGGCAGAACACGCTGATCCGAGCGACGCCGCTGATCTATACCGCGCTCTGCGTCGCCATTCCTGCCCGGCTCGGGCTCGTGGTCATCGGCGGCGAGGGCGCGTTCGTGCTCGGCGGCTTCGCGGCGGCCTGCGCGGCCCTGCCCTTCGTCGGCTGGGATGCGCCCTACATCGTCATGCCGGTGATGGTGCTGGCGGCGGTGCTGGCGGGCGGAATCTGGATCGGCATCGTCGGCGCGCTGCGCACCTATCGCGGCGTCAACGAGACCATCTCCAGCCTGCTGATGTTCTACATCGCCGTGGCCTTCATGAACTTCTTCGTCGAAGGCGCTTTGCGCGATCCGTCGAGCCCGAACAAGCCATCGACGGTGGGCATCGGCGACCAGAACATGGTCGGCGACATCCCCGGCCTCAGCGTCCACTGGGGCCTCGTGGTCGGCGTCGTGCTCGCCATCGCGATGTGGTTCCTGATGAACCGTACGACCTTCGGCTTCGCGGCGCGACTGACGGGCGGCAACGTTCGTGCGGCCAAAGCTCAGGGCCTGCCGGTCGGCTTCCTGATCGTCGCCTCCTGCGCGCTGGCGGGCGGCTGCGCCGGGCTTGCCGGCTATTTCGAGGTCGCGGCGATCCAGGGCAAGGCGAACGCCTCGCTCGTCGCCGGATACGGCTTTGCCGGCATCCTCGTCGCCTTCCTTGCCCGCCAGAACCCGCTCGCCATCGTGCCGGTCGCGATCTTCCTCGGCGGCATCACGGCAGCGGGCGGGTTGATCCAGCGGCGCATGGGTCTGCCCGATGCCACCGTGCAGGTGCTGATGGGGCTGATCTTCCTCGTCCTGCTCGTGTCGGAGACGCTTTACGGCCGCTTCTCGATTTTCAAGCCCCGCGGGTCGCGGTGACGGCGGTCCTCGCGGCCAGGCGTCCCCGCAATTTCACGCAACAGGTGGGATTTTTCAGATGAACGAGACCGATCTCGGATGGATGACGGTTCCCCTGGCGATGTTCGCCGGCGCGATCCGCGTCTCCACGCCGTTCCTGTTCGTCAGCCTTGGTGAGTGCCTGACGGAGAAGTCCGGCCGCATCAATCTCGGCCTCGAAGGCACGCTCGTCTTCGGTGCGATGACCGGCTACGCCATCGCCTACCTGTCTGGCTCGCCGTGGCTCGGCGTGCTCGCGGCCGGCGCATCCGGCTGTCTGTTCGGCGCGATCCACGGCTATATCTGCAAGCTGCCGAAGGTCAACGACATCGCCATCGGTATCGCGATGATGCTGTTCGGCACCGGCATCGCGTTCTTCCTGGGCAAGCCCTTTATTCAGCCGCAGGCGCCGCACCTGCCGTTGATCCCGCTCGGCGCGTGGTCGGACATTCCGCAGGTTCAGGTGGCGCTGGAGATCAACCCGCTGTTCATCGTCGGCATCGTGCTGGCGTTCGCGATGTGGTGGGCGTTCCGGAACACGAAGTGGGGCCTGATCGTGCGCATGACCGGCGACAGCGCGCCGGCCGCGCTCGCCATGGGCTATTCCGTCGCCTGGGTCCGCTTCATCGCCACCACCATCGGCGGATTCTTCGCCGGCGTCGGCGGCGCGTTCCTCTCGCTGTCCTATCCCGGAAGCTGGAGCGAGGGTCTATCCTCCGGGCAGGGTCTGATGGCGGTCGCGCTCGTCATCTTCGCGCGCTGGAACCCGGTCGCCTGCCTCGGCGCGGCGTTGCTGTTCGGTGCCGCCGGAGCGCTCGGCCCGGCGCTGCAATCGGTCGGCATCACCCAGGGCTATTATTTCTTCAACGCCGCTCCCTACCTGCTGACGCTGTTCATCATGATCGCCTCCGTCTCGCCGAAGCGCTCGCTACGCGGCGCGCCGGGCGAACTCTCGATCACCAAGTGAGGGCCGCCATGTCACTGTCGCTTTTACAGGCTCCCGAGGCGCCGGCAGATGCCGAGGCCGGCGGCGAAGGCCGAATCCATGTCGACGCCGCGCCCTATCCCTGGCCGTTCGACGGCGACCTTCGCCCGGCGAACACCGCCCTCATCATCATCGACATGCAGACCGATTTCTGCGGTCCCGGCGGCTATGTCGACGCCATGGGCTACGACCTCACCCTGCCGCGGGCGACCATCGCGCCGATCTCGCGCGTGCTGGCTGCGATGCGCGCGAAGGGCTTTCACGTCTTCCATACTCGGGAGGGACACAAGCCGGATCTCTCCGACCTGCCGGAGAACAAGCGCTGGCGCTCGCGCCGCATCGGCGCCGGCATCGGCGACCCCGGCCCCTGCGGCAGGGTGCTGGTGCGCGGCGAGCCGGGCTGGGAGATCATTCCGGAACTCGCGCCGATCGACGGCGAGCCGATCATCGACAAGCCGGGCAAGGGCTCGTTCTGCGCGACCGATCTCGAACTGATCCTGCGCCTCAAGGGCGTGCGCAACATCGTGCTCGCTGGCCTCACGACGGACGTGTGCGTGCACACCACCATGCGCGAGGCGAACGACCGCGGCTTCGAATGCCTGCTGCTCGAGGATTGCTGCGCGGCGACAGACCCCGCCAACCATGCCGCGGCGATCTCCATGATCCAGAAGCAGGGCGGCGTGTTCGGCGCCGTCGCCTCGTCCTCCCGCCTTCTCGAGGTGCTGTCATGAGCGCGACCGCTGCTGCCCTCGCCCCGGCGCCGCGCGCCGCAATCGGCCTCTCGACCGCCGGCATGACCAAGGTCTTCGGTCCCCTCGTCGCGCTCGACGACGTGTCGCTCGATGTCCGGCCGGGCACGATCCACACCTTGCTCGGCGAGAACGGCGCCGGGAAGTCGACCCTCGTCAAGTGCATCATGGGCTTCTACCAGCCGACGAAGGGGCAGGTTTATGTCGACGGGGCACCGGTCACCATCGCCTCGCCGCGCGACGCCCACGCGCTCGGCATCGGCATGGTCTACCAGCATTTCACCCTGGTGCCCTCGCTGACGGCGGCCGAGAACCTCGTCATCTCCCGCGCCGATCCACCTGCGGTGATCGATTGGCGCGCCGAGATGAAGGCCCTCGCCGGCTTTCTCGACCGGATGCCGTTTCGGGTTCCGCTCGACGTACCGGTCGCCTCGCTGTCGGCCGGCGAGAAGCAGAAGCTCGAAATCCTGAAGCAGCTCTATCTCGACCAGCGCTTCCTGATCCTCGACGAGCCGACCTCCGTCCTGACGCCGGGCGAGGCCGATGAGGTGCTCGGCCTGCTGCGCGGCATGGCGACCGCCGGCGAACTAACGATCCTGATGATCAGCCACAAGTTCCGCGAGGTCACCGCCTACGCTGACGATGTGACGGTGCTGCGCCGCGGCCGGCTCGCCGGAAAGGGCGCGGTCAAGTCGCTCTCTGTCGACGAGATGAGCCGCATGATGATCGGCGACACCCGGATCCGCGAGCGCGCCGCCCGCAAGCCGTTCGAGGGCGCGGCAACGGTGCTCGAACTCGCCGGCCTGTTCGCGCTCAACGACGGCGGCCTGCCCGCAGTCGATGGCGTCAGCCTCAAGATCAAGGCCGGTGAGATCGTCGGCATCGCCGGCGTCTCCGGCAACGGCCAGTCGGAGCTGGTGGAGACACTGTCCGGCCAGCGGCCCCTCGAAGACGGCCGGCTGTTCATCCACGGCAAGGCCTACGAGCCGGTGCGCGAGCAGATGGACGGCTACAAGGTGTTCGGCCTGCCCGAGGAGCCGCTGAAGAACGCCGCCGTCCCGCAGATGACGGTTGCGGAGAACATTGCCTTCCGCTCCTTCGACAAGCCGCCGATCGCCTCGCTCGGCTGGTGGCTGTCGCCGAAGGTCATGCGCTCGAAGGCTCGCGAACTGATCGCCTCCTACCGCGTGAAGACGCCCTCGCCGGACGAGCCGATCCAGAACCTCTCCGGCGGAAACGTCCAGCGCGCGATCCTTGCCCGCGAGCTTTCCGGCGATGTCGAGGTGCTGATCGTCGCCAATCCCTGCTTCGGTCTCGACTTCGCCTCCGTCTCGGAGATCCGGTCCCAGATCATGGACCAGCGCAACCGCGGTGCCGCGGTCCTGCTGGTCTCCGAGGATCTCGACGAGATCCTCGAGCTCGCCGACCGTGTCGCCGTCATGTCCGGCGGCCGCATCGACTATGTGGTCCCGATCGCCGAGGCCGACCGCACCTCCATCGGGCGCGCCATGGCCGGGCATTGAACACAGCCGACAGGAAAGACATCATGACCGCCCCCATCACCGTCGATGCGCAGCCGTTCGCCTACAGCTTCGATCCGGCCCGGACCGCCCTGATCGTCATCGACATGCAGCGCGATTTCATCGAACCCGGCGGGTTCGGCGAGACCCTCGGCAACGATGTCGGGCTGCTGCAGGCCATCGTCCCCACGGTCGCGGACCTGATCGGCCTGTTCCGGTCACGCGGCTGGCTGGTGATCCACACCCGCGAAGGCCACAAGCCGGATCTCTCCGATTGTCCGCCCGCCAAGCGCGAGCGGGGAGCACCGTCGCTGCGCATCGGCGATCCCGGCCCGATGGGCCGCATCCTCATCCACGGCGAGCCCGGCCACGGCCTCGTCGAGGCCTGCGCCGCGCTGCCGAGCGAGCCGGTGATCGACAAGCCCGGCAAGGGCTCGTTCTACGGCACGCACCTTGGGGTGCTGCTTGCCGATCACGGCATCACTCACCTTGTAATCGCCGGCGTGACGACGGAAGTGTGCGTGCAGACCACCATGCGCGAAGCGAACGACCGAGGATACGAGTGCCTGCTGGTCGAGGACGCCACGGAGAGCTACTTTCCAGCCTTCAAGGCGGCGACGCTCGACATGATCCGCGCCCAGGGCGGCATCGTCGGCTGGACCGCTCCCCTCGCCGCCCTGAAAGAGGCCGTCGCCCGACGGATGCCCGATGCCCTCAGCGCCTGAAGCCACCGCCCCGTTCGACGCCGAGGCCCACGTCGCCCACATGACCGGCGTCCTCGGCCTGACGATCGCGCCTGAATGGCAGGTTGGCGTGGCCGCCAACATGAGGGTGACCGCCACCCAGGCCGCGCTTATCACGGCCTTCCCGCTTGATGATCACGTCGAGCCCGCCTTCGCGTTCGAAGCCTGAGTATACCCGCTACGTTCACGTTTTTGCTTGCCGCCGCGTTGGAGTGAGACCGCGATGGACCAGAGTGCGCCCGGAGGCTCCGGCCTCGAACCCGTGACCGCGTTGCTCGATGGGCCGGCCGGTGCCATCGCCGACGCGGTCAACGGAAGGCGCGTCAGCGCGCGGGTGGTCGCCGAAGCCGCGCTCGCGCGGATCGCGGCCGCAAATCCCGTCGTCAATGCCTTCACCGATGTCACGGCCGCCCGGGCGCTCTCGGAAGCCGACAGCGTGGATGCTGCCATCGCCCGGGGCCGGACATTGCCGCTCGCCGGGGTGCCGTACTCGGTCAAGAACCTGTTCGATATCGAGGGCGTCACCACGCGCGCGGGCTCGCGCATCAATCGCGATCATCCGCCGGCAACAGCAGACGGCCCGCTCGTGTCGCGAGCGAAGGCGGCCGGAGCAATCCTCACAGGTGCTGTGAATATGGGCGAATATGCCTATGACTTCACAGGTGAAAACGTCCATGATGGCAACGCGCGCAACCCGCACGATCTCGACCGCATGTCCGGCGGCTCCTCCGGCGGATCGGGAACGGCGGTGGCCGCGGGCCTGTCTTCGTTCTCGCTCGGCTCCGACACCAATGGCTCGATCCGCGTGCCATCCTCCTTTTGCGGTCTGCTCGGCCTGAAGCCGACTTTCGGTCGCCTCAGCCGCTCCGGCACCTTCCCGTTTACGCCGAGCCTCGATCATCTCGGTCCGTTCGCCCGTTCCGCCCGGGACCTCGCGCTGATCTTCGATCTCCTGCAGGGTTGGGATGACGGCGATACGTCGCTGGCGCGTCGCCCGGCCATTGCGACACGCGACACGCTGGACTTGGGCCTCGGCGACCTGCGGATCGCCCGCGCCGGCGGCTACTTCACCGAACGCCTCGGGCCGGACGCCGAGGCGGCGATGAAGATCGTCGCCGATGCGCTCTCAGTCGACCGCGTCGTCGACGTGCCGGAGGCGCACCGCGCCCGTGCCGCAGCCTATGTCATCACCACGGCGGAATCGGCCACGGTGCATCTCGACCGCCTGCGGAAGCGGGCGGGCGACTTCGACCCCGCGACCCGCGACCGCTTCCTCTCCGGGGCGATGGTGCCGACGCCGTGGTATGTTGCGGCTCACCGCTTCCGCTCCTGGTTCAAGGCCTCGATGGCCCGCATCTTCGAGAGCGTGGATGCGCTGATCGCGCCGGCGACGCCGTTTGCCGCCCTTCGTTCGGGAACCGCCACCATCACGCTCGGCGGCGTGGAGCTGCCGGCGCGGCCGAACATCGGCATCTTCACCCAGCCGATCAGTTTCGTCGGCCTGCCGGTCGCGGCGGTTCCGGTATGGCCGCAGGGTGACGAGGGTCTGCCGATCGCCGTTCAGGTGATCGCGCCGGCCTGGCGGGAGGATATCGCGCTGCGGATCGCCCACAGCCTGCAAGAGACGGGCGTGGCACGTGCGCCCGTCGCGCGGCAGTTCCGGGGCAAGACATGACAGACGGCCGCGAACGCGTCGCGCGCTGGGCAGGCCGCAACGGCGAGAAGGACACGCTCAGGAGTGAAGTTTGGGCGCGCATGGTCGCGCTCGGGATCGATGTAGGCCCGGTTGAAAGCCGCATCCCCAATTTCGTCGGCGCGGACATGGCGGCCCTTCGCCTCTCCCGGCTGCCGGCGTGGCAGAACGCCCGGGTCGTGAAGTGCAATCCCGATCCGCCGCAGATCCCTGTTCGCCTGCGGGCGCTTTACGACGGCAAGATCGTCTATGCTCCCGTGCCGGAACTCGTTGAAGGCCTGCCGTTCGTGCGCCTCGATCCGGCCGCGCTTGCCGGGGCTGGCATCCAGTTCGAGTTCGCCGCGACCTCCCAGGGTTTCCTGCAGGTCGGCGAGCCCGTCCAGTTCGAGGACATGGAGATGCTCGATTTCGTCGTTGTCGGCTGCGTGGCCGTGAGCCGCGCCGGTGGCCGGACGGGCAAAGGCGGCGGCTTTGCCGATCTCGAACTCGGCATATTCCGGGAACTCGGCAAGCTCGGTCCCGCGGCTCCCATTGCGACGACGGTTCATTCCTGCCAGGTCGTCGCGGACGATCTGTTGCCGATGATGCCCCACGATTCCGCGCTCGACATCATCGCCACGGACGTGGAACTGATCGAAACCCGCACCGCGTTCACCCAGCCGGGCGGCGTCGCCTGGGAGGAGGTCCAGCCGGACCAGTATGCCTCGATTCCCTTCCTGACCGACCTGCGACGCCGGATCGAGCGGAACCGCGCCGGTGCGGATGCGGGCTCGCCGGAATGAAGCGTTTCGCCGGCCACGCGGCCGGCCTGTACCGGAGTGATCGTCTTGCCGTCTGCGCCTTCGTCCGCCGTTGAAATCGACATTCCCGAGGTGAAGAGCGACCTCGAAGCCGTGTTCGCACGGTATGAGGCCGCCCTCGTCACCAACGACGTCGCGACGCTCGACGCCCTCTTCTTCGATGCGTCGTCGACCATCCGTTACGGCGAGAACGAGAACCTCTATGGCTTCGCGGAGATCGCGGCATTCCGGGCACGCCGGTCGCCGCTGTTTCTCGGCCGCAAGCTGGAGCGTACCGTCATCACCACGTTCGGCCGGGACTACGGCGTCGCCTCGACGCTCTATCGGCGTGAAAGCGCGACCGGCCGTCTCGGCCGCCAGAGCCAGACATGGGTGAGGTTTCCGGATGGCTGGAAAATCGTCGCGGCGCATGTCAGCGCAATCGACGATCCCGCTACCGTGGGCAGTTGACAGGGTCGATTGACAATCCTGCCGGCCGCGTTCAAGTGAAACCGGAGAGGGATTTGACGGGGCTGCGGGCTCCTCCCGGTCATCCGCACGGCAACCGCCTTCGGCACGTACGAGAACGGATCCCATGCCATCATCCGATTCGCCCGAATCCGGTTCGAGCGGCGAGGCCGGCACGGTGCCCCTCCGCGGCGCCGCATCTGTCAAACCGCGGCGGACGCGCGCGGAGGATCTGCGGCTTCAGCTTGCCGACGAGATCGTCCGCGGCGTGCTCTCGCCGGGCACGGCACTCGACGAGATCGGTATCGCCACCCGGTTCGGCGTGTCGCGCACGCCGGTGCGGGAGGCGCTTCGCCAGCTTTCCTCGAGCGGCCTCGTCGAGCTGCGCCCCCACCGAGGCGCCGTCGTCACCAGGCTGTCCGAAGAGCGGCTGATGGAGATGTTCGTGGCGATGGCGGAACTGGAAGCCGTTTGCGCCGGCCTCGCCGCGCAGAACATGACGGCGGCCGAGCGGCGCGAACTCGAAAGCGTCCACCGCGCCCTCTGCGATCTCGTCGCCGCCGGCGATCAGTTGCGCTATGCCGAACTGAACGAGGTCTTCCACGGCACGCTCTATCGCGGCGCCCACAACGACTATCTCGCGGAATTGACCTTCGCGACCCGCTCGCGCCTCACGCCGTTCCGCCGGGCCCAGTTCCGCACAATCGGCCGGCTCGGCGAATCCTATGAAGAACACGATCGGGTGGTGCAGGCGATCCTGCGCGGCGACCGCCTCACCGCGCAGCAGGAAATGCGCGCCCACATCGGCATCGTGAAGAACAGCTTCGACCGCTACGCCGAGGCGCTCTGACACCTCGGCGGGCACGGCCGTCGGAGCAGGTCCGGCAGGCCGGCAATGCCCCGGGCTGCACCGCCCCGGGACATATCTTGCTCGTGGTCATGCGTCGGTCGTGGCCTGGACATAGGCGCGCCAGCCGCCGAACCCGGTGATGTCGAGCGCGCCGTGCACCCCGATCGCCTCGCACAGGAAGCCGGGGACGGCGCTGCCGTCCGCCAGACGTACGGAGCCGATGGTGAGCGGCGCCGGCACCTTCGCCACGAAGTCCGCAAATCCTGCCGGCGGCAGCGCCCAGATCTCGAGAGCGATCTCCTCGCCCTCCTCCGGGCCGACACGCAGCAGGCCCGGGCGCTGCGCACCCTGTCCCTGCCGCGCCAGAGCATAGAGCCGGTAGTGCGGTCCGGTGTGCGTCCCGCGCACGAACTGGCCCCCGCGCGACGTGAGTTCACCGTTGAGCGGCATGCCCGAGAGGTGTGCGCCGACGACACCGAGTTCGATCAACGGCCCGGACGCAGAGACGGCAGATGCCGGCGCAGCGGCCGCCGGCGCCAACGTCCTGCCGGCCGGGCTATCCGGCTGCGGCCGGCCGGTGGCGCCGAGCGGAGTCGCTGCCCGGGCATGGAGCGCGGCGCCGAGCGGCGCGAGGAAACCGTCGCGACCGGCGGGCGCGATCAGGGTGACGCCGGCCGGCAGGCCATCGCCGCGGAATGGCCCGGGCACCGCGAGCGCGCAGAGATCGAGCAGGTTCACGAAGTTGGTGTAGGTGCCGAGCCTGCTGTTCGGCCCGATGGGATCGGTCTCCAGCTCCGCGATCGTGGCGATGCCGGGAATCGAGGGCACCATCAGCGCATCGATCTCCTGCCAGAGCGGAGCGGCCTCGCGAGCAAGTGCCGCGAGGCGATAGCGGCCGACGAAGGCATCCACCGCCGAGAACCGCCCGGCACCGGAGATGATCCGTCGCGTCACCGGCAGCAGGGCTTCGATGTCGGAACTGAGGAAATCCCGGGCGCCGGCATAGCGCTCCGCCACCCATGGCCCGTCATAGAGCAGCGAGGCGACGGCAAACAGCGGCGACATGTCGACCGGTACGAGCCGCGCACCGGCGTCTTCCGCCAGGGCAAGCGAGGCGTCGAACGCGGCCTCCGCGTTCACGTCGCCGAAGAAGCGCCGGCTCGCCGCATCCGGAACCCCGAGCCTGACCGAAGGGCGCGTGAGAACTTCCGGTTGGAACGGCACCGGCCGCGAGAACGGATCATCGGCATCGTAGCCGGCAGCGACGGAGGTGATAGCGACTGCATCCGCGACCGTCAGGGCAAATACCGAAACGCAGTCGAGCGTGCGGCATGCGGGTACCACGCCGCGCGTCGACAGCAGCCCCAGGCTCGGTTTCAGCCCGACCACGTTGTTGAGCGCGGCCGGCACGCGGCCGGATCCGGCGGTATCGGTGCCGAGGGCGAAGCTGACGATGCCGCGGGCGACGGCCACGCCAGACCCGGAGGACGAGCCGCCCGGCACGACGGCCGGGTCGAACGGGTTCAGCGGCACGGGATAGGGCGTACGCACGCCGACGAGTCCGGTCGCGAACTGGTCGAGATTGGTCTTGCCAACCGGCAGCGCGCCCGCCGCGACGAGCCGTTCCACGACCGTCGCCGAGCGCTCCGGCCGATAGGCGAAGGCCGGGCACGCCGCCGTCGTCGGCAGCCCGGCGAGATCGATATTGTCCTTGATCGCGAACGGCACGCCCCACAGCGGATAACGTTCGGCATCGAACGGCGGCAGCGCCCGCGCCATGGCCATGAGAGTCTCACGGTCATGAATCGCGATGAAGATCCCCGGATCATCCGCCTCGGCGAGGCGCTTGAATACCTGTTCGATCACCTCCACGGGGCTGAGACCGGCGGCATAGGCGGCGTGCAGGCGAACCAGGTCGAAGTCGAGATCGGCCATGGCGGCTCCCGGGCTTGCGGTGGAGGATTCCCGGATTGTATGCAAGTTTCACGCCTGTCGTCATGTATACAATTCCGACAGCATGTGATTTTCCATGAACTTGTGGAATCGACTTCGACGCTCACGCCCGCCAGCATCCTGCCGACTGCCGAAAATGCCTTCAAATTGGGCAATCAGGAGCGCTCGCAGCGAGCCGGAGCATCGCCCGCGACGACCTGCCTGCGCGACGACGCCTCTTGAAACTTGATCCAGCGCAGCGGCTGGAAACGGATCCGTGTTAAATCGGGCGTCTGCTCCGAAAGGCGAATTCCGGCGCATCTCACGGCGCGCTATTCCCGTTCGTCACCCCCGGACAGAAAATCTGCCGCCATGCCGCCCGCACGAGGAAACGCCATGCCCACGACCCGGATTCGCCGCGCCTCGCTTCTCGACCGCGTCGTGACCGCCGAGGAGGCTGCCCGCTACATCCGCGACGGCATGACGGTCGGGATGAGCGGCTTCACCCGCGCGGGCGAGGCGAAGGCGGTACCGATGGCGCTGGCCCAGCGCGCCAAGACCGATCCGCTCAAGATCACTCTGATCACCGGCGCCTCGCTCGGCAACGACCTCGACAAGACCCTCGCCGAGGCCCACGTACTTTCGCGCCGCCTGCCCTTCCAGGCCGATCCTTCGCTGCGCAAGGCGATCAACGCCGGCGAGGTCATGTTCGTCGACCAGCATCTCTCCGAAACGGTGGAGATGCTGCGCGCCCGCACGCTCGGGCCGATCGACGTCGCGGTGGTGGAGGCGGTCGCGATCACAGCCGACGGCGGCATCGTGCCGACGACGTCCGTCGGCAACTCGGCAACGTTCGCCATCCTCGCCGAGAAGGTCATCGTCGAGATCAACACTTCCCAGCCGCCGGAACTCGAAGGCCTGCACGACATCTACATCCCGACCCGCCGTCCGACCCGCCAGCCGATTCCCGTGATGGCACCGGACCAGCGCGTCGGCCTGCCGTTCATCCCGATCGACCCCGACAAGATCGTGGCCATCGTGATGACGGAGAAGCTCGACAGCTCCGCCTCGGTTCAGGCACCGGACGAGGATACCCGGGCGATCGCCCGCCATCTCATCGGGCTGCTGGAGCGCGAGGTCGAGCTCGGGCGGCTGACCCATTCGCTTCCGCCGCTGCAGGCGGGCATCGGCTCGGTCGCGAACGCCGTGCTGCACGGCTTCATCGATTCCCCGTTTCACGACCTCACGATGTATTCCGAAGTGCTGCAGGACAGCACTTTCGACCTGATCGATGCCGGCAAGCTCAACTTCGCGTCCGGTTCATCGATCACGCTGTCGGAAGCGAAATATCGCGCCGTGATCCCCAACATCTCGCACTACAAGAACCGGCTGGTGCTGCGGCCGCAGGAGATCAGCAACCATCCTGAGGTGGTGCGACGTCTCGGCCTCATCTGCATCAACACGGCGCTGGAGGTCGATCTCTACGGCAACGTCAATTCCACGCATGTCGGCGGCACGCACATGATGAACGGCATCGGCGGCTCGGGCGATTTCGCCCGTAACGCCTCGCTGTCGGTGTTCGTCACCAAGTCCATCGCCAAGGACGGCCGCATCTCGAGCGTGGTGCCGATGGTCAGCCACGTCGACCATAATGAGCACGATGTCGACGTCATCGTCACCGAGGTTGGCATCGCCGACCTGCGCGGGCTGGCCCCGCGGGAGCGCGCGCGCGAGATCATCGCCAACTGCGTGCACCCGTCCTATCGCGGAGCGCTCGAGGATTACTTCGAGCGTGCTCTCAAGCGTGGCGGACAAACCCCTCATATCATTGAGGAGGCGCTGTCCTGGCACGTGCGGTTGCGCGAGACCGGGACGATGCTTCTGCCCGAGAC is a genomic window containing:
- a CDS encoding GntR family transcriptional regulator — its product is MPSSDSPESGSSGEAGTVPLRGAASVKPRRTRAEDLRLQLADEIVRGVLSPGTALDEIGIATRFGVSRTPVREALRQLSSSGLVELRPHRGAVVTRLSEERLMEMFVAMAELEAVCAGLAAQNMTAAERRELESVHRALCDLVAAGDQLRYAELNEVFHGTLYRGAHNDYLAELTFATRSRLTPFRRAQFRTIGRLGESYEEHDRVVQAILRGDRLTAQQEMRAHIGIVKNSFDRYAEAL
- the atzF gene encoding allophanate hydrolase, encoding MADLDFDLVRLHAAYAAGLSPVEVIEQVFKRLAEADDPGIFIAIHDRETLMAMARALPPFDAERYPLWGVPFAIKDNIDLAGLPTTAACPAFAYRPERSATVVERLVAAGALPVGKTNLDQFATGLVGVRTPYPVPLNPFDPAVVPGGSSSGSGVAVARGIVSFALGTDTAGSGRVPAALNNVVGLKPSLGLLSTRGVVPACRTLDCVSVFALTVADAVAITSVAAGYDADDPFSRPVPFQPEVLTRPSVRLGVPDAASRRFFGDVNAEAAFDASLALAEDAGARLVPVDMSPLFAVASLLYDGPWVAERYAGARDFLSSDIEALLPVTRRIISGAGRFSAVDAFVGRYRLAALAREAAPLWQEIDALMVPSIPGIATIAELETDPIGPNSRLGTYTNFVNLLDLCALAVPGPFRGDGLPAGVTLIAPAGRDGFLAPLGAALHARAATPLGATGRPQPDSPAGRTLAPAAAAPASAVSASGPLIELGVVGAHLSGMPLNGELTSRGGQFVRGTHTGPHYRLYALARQGQGAQRPGLLRVGPEEGEEIALEIWALPPAGFADFVAKVPAPLTIGSVRLADGSAVPGFLCEAIGVHGALDITGFGGWRAYVQATTDA
- a CDS encoding acetyl-CoA hydrolase/transferase family protein, which gives rise to MPTTRIRRASLLDRVVTAEEAARYIRDGMTVGMSGFTRAGEAKAVPMALAQRAKTDPLKITLITGASLGNDLDKTLAEAHVLSRRLPFQADPSLRKAINAGEVMFVDQHLSETVEMLRARTLGPIDVAVVEAVAITADGGIVPTTSVGNSATFAILAEKVIVEINTSQPPELEGLHDIYIPTRRPTRQPIPVMAPDQRVGLPFIPIDPDKIVAIVMTEKLDSSASVQAPDEDTRAIARHLIGLLEREVELGRLTHSLPPLQAGIGSVANAVLHGFIDSPFHDLTMYSEVLQDSTFDLIDAGKLNFASGSSITLSEAKYRAVIPNISHYKNRLVLRPQEISNHPEVVRRLGLICINTALEVDLYGNVNSTHVGGTHMMNGIGGSGDFARNASLSVFVTKSIAKDGRISSVVPMVSHVDHNEHDVDVIVTEVGIADLRGLAPRERAREIIANCVHPSYRGALEDYFERALKRGGQTPHIIEEALSWHVRLRETGTMLLPETVA